Proteins from a genomic interval of Kaistia defluvii:
- the trmFO gene encoding methylenetetrahydrofolate--tRNA-(uracil(54)-C(5))-methyltransferase (FADH(2)-oxidizing) TrmFO — translation MKTDPIHIIGGGLAGSEAAWQIVNRGIPVVLHEMRPVRETDAHKTDGLAELVCSNSFRSDDAETNAVGLLHAEMRMANSLIMRMGDANQVPAGGALAVDREGFSQAVTKALEDHPLVTIDRNEIAGLPPAEWDSVIVATGPLTSPDLSEAIRGLTGADELAFFDAIAPIVYFDSINMDIAWFQSRYDKVGPGGNGADYINCPMDEAQYNAFLDALIAGDKADFKDWEASTPYFDGCLPIEIMAERGRETLRFGPMKPVGLTNPRNPTVKAHAIVQLRQDNALGTLYNMVGFQTKLKYGAQTDVLRMIPGLENAQFARLGGLHRNTFLNSPKLLDPLLRLKAQPRLRFAGQITGCEGYVESASIGLLAGRFAAAERLGETPVTPPVTTAFGALLGHITGGHLVDDAAGSRSFQPMNVNFGLFPPIEIPKEPGVKLRGTDKTVAKKKALTARARADASAWLGGQTSVAAAE, via the coding sequence ATGAAAACAGATCCCATTCACATCATCGGCGGCGGTTTGGCCGGCTCCGAAGCCGCCTGGCAGATCGTCAATCGCGGCATTCCCGTCGTCCTGCACGAGATGCGCCCGGTCCGCGAGACGGACGCCCACAAGACGGACGGCCTGGCTGAGCTCGTCTGCTCCAACTCCTTCCGCTCCGACGACGCCGAGACCAATGCGGTCGGCCTGCTGCACGCGGAAATGCGGATGGCGAATTCGCTCATCATGCGCATGGGCGACGCCAACCAGGTGCCGGCCGGCGGCGCGCTCGCCGTCGACCGCGAAGGCTTCTCCCAGGCCGTCACCAAGGCGCTGGAAGACCATCCCCTCGTCACCATCGACCGCAACGAGATCGCCGGCCTGCCGCCGGCCGAGTGGGATAGCGTCATTGTCGCCACAGGACCCCTCACCTCGCCGGACCTGTCGGAAGCGATCCGGGGCCTCACCGGCGCCGATGAACTCGCCTTCTTCGACGCCATCGCGCCGATCGTCTATTTCGACTCGATCAACATGGACATCGCCTGGTTCCAGTCGCGCTACGACAAGGTCGGGCCGGGCGGCAATGGCGCCGACTACATCAACTGCCCGATGGACGAGGCGCAGTACAACGCCTTCCTCGATGCGCTGATCGCCGGCGACAAGGCCGACTTCAAGGACTGGGAGGCCTCGACGCCCTATTTCGACGGCTGCCTGCCGATCGAGATCATGGCCGAACGCGGCCGCGAGACGCTGCGCTTCGGCCCGATGAAGCCCGTCGGCCTCACCAACCCGCGCAACCCCACCGTCAAGGCGCACGCCATCGTCCAGTTGCGCCAGGACAATGCGCTCGGCACGCTCTACAACATGGTCGGCTTCCAGACGAAGCTGAAGTATGGCGCGCAGACCGACGTGCTGCGGATGATCCCAGGCCTCGAGAACGCGCAGTTCGCGCGCCTCGGCGGCCTGCATCGCAACACCTTCCTCAACTCGCCCAAGCTGCTCGATCCACTGCTCCGCCTGAAGGCACAGCCGCGCCTGCGCTTCGCCGGCCAGATCACCGGCTGCGAGGGCTATGTCGAATCGGCGTCGATTGGCCTGCTCGCCGGACGCTTCGCCGCCGCCGAGCGTCTCGGCGAAACGCCGGTCACGCCGCCTGTCACCACGGCCTTCGGCGCCCTGCTCGGCCACATCACCGGTGGCCATCTCGTCGACGATGCAGCCGGCAGCCGCTCCTTCCAGCCGATGAACGTCAATTTCGGCCTGTTCCCGCCGATCGAGATCCCGAAGGAGCCGGGCGTGAAGCTGCGCGGCACCGACAAGACCGTCGCCAAGAAGAAGGCGCTGACGGCCCGTGCCCGCGCCGACGCCTCTGCCTGGCTGGGCGGCCAGACCTCGGTCGCCGCCGCCGAATAG
- a CDS encoding B12-binding domain-containing radical SAM protein, producing MKRPFLLLLIKPSHYDDDGYVIRWYRSSIPSNSLASLYGLAADCEARQVLGEDVTIDIRAIDETNTRVRIDQVIEEFRRHGNFGLVGLVGVQSNQYPRALDLARPLRAAGIPVAMGGFHVSGCLAMLPDLHVDLQQALDIGVSLFAGEAEDRLDRVLLDAAGGTLQPLYNYMKDLPSVEGTPPPFLPAGYVARTLGGNTSFDAGRGCPFQCSFCTIINVQGRKSRRRSPDDVEKLIRENLAQGIHNYFITDDNFARNRDWEIILDRIIALREKEGMRIGLMIQVDTLCHKIPNFIEKCKRAGVSRVFIGLENINPDNLMAAKKRQNKITEYRRMLLDWKHQGIITYAGYILGFPNDTPESIRRDIGIIQRELPLDILEFFFLTPLPGSEDHQTLHRKGVAMDADLNKYDLEHAVTGHERMSQQEWEGIYRDAWRLFYSPEHMLTILRRAAATGVRTTSIMKLLMWFSTSVDVEHVHPLQGGVIRFKDRLDRRPGLPVEPVWRFYPRHAIETVRKSARLLWLLGKLEWRRRRIEADPDKASYMDAALMPVVDDETETLEIFNQNEAARGAVRHAHNIDVLTHGAA from the coding sequence ATGAAGCGGCCCTTTCTTCTGCTGCTGATCAAGCCGTCGCATTACGACGACGATGGTTATGTGATCCGCTGGTACCGGTCATCGATCCCCTCCAACTCGCTGGCAAGCCTCTACGGCCTTGCCGCGGATTGCGAGGCCCGGCAAGTGTTGGGCGAGGACGTGACCATCGACATCCGCGCCATCGACGAGACCAACACGCGGGTACGCATCGACCAGGTGATCGAGGAATTCCGCCGCCACGGCAATTTCGGGCTGGTCGGCCTGGTCGGCGTCCAGTCGAACCAATATCCGCGCGCCCTCGACCTAGCGCGTCCGCTGCGCGCGGCTGGCATTCCGGTCGCCATGGGCGGGTTTCATGTTTCCGGCTGCCTCGCCATGCTGCCGGATTTGCATGTCGACCTGCAGCAGGCGCTGGACATCGGCGTCAGCCTGTTCGCCGGCGAGGCCGAGGACCGGCTCGACCGCGTGCTGCTCGACGCGGCCGGCGGCACGCTGCAGCCGCTTTACAACTACATGAAGGATCTGCCGAGCGTCGAAGGCACGCCGCCGCCCTTCCTGCCGGCCGGCTATGTCGCGCGGACGCTGGGCGGCAACACCAGCTTCGATGCCGGGCGCGGCTGTCCGTTCCAGTGCTCGTTCTGCACCATCATCAACGTGCAGGGCCGCAAATCCCGCCGCCGGTCGCCGGACGACGTGGAGAAGCTGATCCGCGAGAACCTCGCCCAGGGCATTCACAACTACTTCATCACCGACGACAATTTCGCCCGAAACCGGGATTGGGAAATCATCCTCGACCGCATCATTGCGTTGCGTGAGAAGGAAGGCATGCGGATTGGCTTGATGATCCAGGTCGACACGCTCTGCCACAAGATCCCGAACTTCATCGAGAAGTGCAAACGGGCCGGCGTCAGCCGCGTCTTCATCGGGCTGGAAAACATCAACCCCGACAACCTGATGGCCGCCAAGAAGCGCCAGAACAAGATCACCGAATATCGCCGCATGCTGCTCGACTGGAAGCACCAGGGCATCATCACCTATGCCGGCTACATCCTCGGCTTTCCCAACGATACGCCCGAGAGCATCCGCCGCGACATCGGCATCATCCAGCGCGAACTGCCGCTTGATATCCTGGAGTTCTTCTTCCTGACGCCGCTGCCTGGCTCCGAGGACCACCAGACCCTGCACCGCAAGGGCGTGGCGATGGACGCGGACCTGAACAAATACGACCTCGAACATGCCGTCACCGGCCATGAGCGCATGTCGCAGCAGGAATGGGAAGGCATCTATCGCGACGCCTGGCGGCTGTTCTATTCGCCCGAGCACATGCTGACGATCCTGCGCCGCGCGGCCGCGACCGGCGTCCGCACAACCAGCATCATGAAGCTGCTGATGTGGTTCTCGACCTCCGTCGACGTCGAGCATGTCCACCCGCTTCAGGGCGGCGTCATCCGCTTCAAGGACCGGCTCGACCGGCGCCCCGGCCTGCCCGTCGAACCGGTCTGGCGTTTCTATCCGCGCCACGCGATCGAGACGGTGCGCAAGAGCGCCCGACTGCTCTGGCTGCTCGGCAAGCTCGAATGGCGGCGCCGGCGCATCGAGGCCGACCCGGACAAGGCCAGCTATATGGACGCGGCCCTGATGCCGGTCGTCGATGACGAGACCGAGACGCTGGAAATCTTCAACCAGAACGAAGCCGCCCGAGGCGCCGTCCGCCACGCCCACAACATCGACGTGCTGACGCACGGCGCGGCTTGA
- a CDS encoding phytoene/squalene synthase family protein, which produces MDVFALCADEVRAHDRDRFLADLFAPEAKRRYLFALHAFNLEIVRVRDLVSDPMPGEIRLQWWRDVLSGEARGEVAGHPVAAALLETIGLHHLPRAAFDNLIEAHIFDLYNDPMPTLGDLEGYAGETVSVLIQLAALILAGGEDPHTADAAGHAGVAQALTGLMRALPFHARRQQLFLPADLMERHGVRAEDIFAGRTTPELLALLADLRETARRHLDAGRAALAHADRIALPAFQPVALVEPMLRLMDRPGYDPFLMTIDPPQWKRQWWLWRAARRGEF; this is translated from the coding sequence ATGGACGTCTTCGCCCTTTGCGCCGATGAAGTGCGCGCGCATGACCGTGATCGGTTCCTCGCCGATCTGTTCGCGCCCGAGGCGAAGCGGCGATATCTCTTTGCGCTTCATGCCTTCAATCTCGAGATCGTGCGGGTCCGCGACCTGGTCAGCGATCCCATGCCGGGCGAGATCCGCTTGCAATGGTGGCGCGACGTGCTGTCGGGCGAGGCGAGGGGCGAGGTCGCCGGCCACCCGGTCGCAGCCGCCCTGCTCGAGACGATCGGCCTGCACCACCTGCCGCGCGCCGCCTTCGACAATCTGATCGAGGCGCATATCTTCGATCTCTACAATGATCCGATGCCGACGCTGGGCGATCTCGAAGGCTATGCCGGCGAGACGGTTTCCGTGCTGATCCAGCTGGCAGCGCTCATTCTTGCGGGCGGCGAGGATCCGCATACGGCGGATGCGGCTGGCCATGCCGGCGTGGCGCAGGCGCTCACCGGGCTAATGCGCGCGCTGCCGTTTCACGCCCGCCGCCAGCAACTCTTCCTCCCCGCCGATCTCATGGAGCGGCACGGGGTCAGGGCGGAAGATATCTTCGCGGGCCGCACGACGCCGGAACTGCTTGCCCTGCTCGCCGACCTGCGCGAGACCGCGCGGCGGCATCTCGATGCCGGTCGGGCCGCACTTGCGCATGCCGATCGCATCGCGCTGCCCGCGTTCCAGCCGGTCGCGCTCGTCGAGCCGATGCTCCGGCTGATGGACCGGCCCGGATACGATCCCTTCCTGATGACGATCGATCCGCCGCAATGGAAGCGCCAATGGTGGCTCTGGCGCGCCGCGCGCCGGGGCGAGTTTTAG
- a CDS encoding Mth938-like domain-containing protein, protein MALFTRPSVSLRDQHFPGQAPIDVYGEGVFRFAEMSHPGSLLCLPSGIYGWPVGSVAEITAETLADVFAEAADVALLVIGCGRDIGAVPRELRQQLRDSGIGLEVMATGPAVRTYNILLAEGRPVAAALVAI, encoded by the coding sequence ATGGCGCTCTTCACGCGACCGTCCGTGTCGCTGCGTGACCAGCATTTTCCTGGTCAGGCTCCGATCGATGTCTACGGCGAAGGGGTATTCCGCTTCGCCGAGATGTCGCATCCGGGCTCGCTTCTCTGCCTGCCGAGCGGTATCTATGGATGGCCGGTCGGCAGCGTGGCGGAGATCACGGCCGAGACGCTGGCGGACGTGTTCGCCGAGGCGGCGGATGTCGCCCTGCTGGTGATCGGTTGCGGCCGTGACATCGGGGCGGTGCCGAGAGAACTGCGGCAGCAGCTCCGCGATAGCGGGATCGGTCTAGAGGTGATGGCGACCGGCCCGGCCGTCCGCACCTACAACATCCTGCTCGCCGAGGGCCGCCCTGTCGCGGCGGCGCTCGTCGCCATCTGA
- the secF gene encoding protein translocase subunit SecF, whose translation MAHLRIVPDNTKIPFMRMRKWTFPLAAFLSIMSVILFFTVGPNYGIDFLGGTVIEIQTKDAKPDLGKLRSTLNGLGLGDVQVQTIGADNSILIRMGQQDGGEEAQQAAIGKIRTALVDQAEFRRTEIVGPRVSGELASKGALAMLVTFAAIAIYVWFRFEWQFAAGSIISAANVVVMTFGFYVVTQHEFNLTSLAAILTTIGYSLNDTVVVYDRIRETLRKYKKIPLGDLIDRAINDMLGRTVITTVTTLIALFSLYIFGGEVIQAFTLAMIFGVLAAIFSSVCVAAPILIYFGLRSDQMSKKEDVEAAGKA comes from the coding sequence ATGGCTCATCTTCGCATCGTACCCGACAACACCAAGATCCCCTTCATGCGGATGCGGAAGTGGACGTTTCCGCTTGCCGCTTTCCTGTCGATCATGTCGGTGATCCTGTTCTTTACCGTCGGTCCCAACTACGGCATCGACTTCCTCGGCGGCACCGTCATCGAGATTCAGACCAAGGACGCCAAGCCGGATCTCGGCAAGCTGCGTTCGACGTTGAACGGCCTCGGCCTCGGCGACGTCCAGGTTCAGACCATTGGCGCTGACAATTCGATCCTTATCCGCATGGGCCAGCAGGACGGCGGCGAGGAGGCCCAGCAGGCGGCAATCGGCAAGATCCGCACGGCGCTCGTCGATCAGGCGGAGTTCCGCCGCACCGAGATCGTGGGACCGCGCGTATCTGGCGAACTGGCGTCCAAGGGCGCGCTCGCCATGCTCGTCACCTTCGCGGCGATCGCCATCTACGTCTGGTTCCGGTTCGAATGGCAGTTCGCTGCCGGCTCGATCATTTCGGCCGCCAACGTCGTGGTCATGACCTTCGGCTTCTATGTCGTCACGCAGCATGAGTTCAATCTCACCTCGCTGGCCGCGATCCTGACGACGATCGGCTATTCGCTCAACGATACGGTCGTGGTCTATGACCGAATTCGAGAGACGCTGCGCAAGTACAAGAAGATCCCGCTCGGCGATCTGATCGACCGCGCCATCAACGACATGCTCGGCCGTACGGTGATTACGACGGTGACCACGCTGATCGCGCTGTTCTCGCTCTATATCTTCGGCGGCGAGGTCATCCAGGCGTTCACGCTGGCCATGATCTTCGGCGTGCTGGCTGCCATCTTCTCGTCGGTCTGCGTGGCTGCGCCGATCCTGATCTATTTCGGCCTGCGCTCGGATCAGATGTCGAAGAAGGAAGACGTGGAGGCGGCCGGAAAGGCCTGA
- the secD gene encoding protein translocase subunit SecD produces MLHFTRWKMIAILTVVVVGLLAALPNLFSKETVDSWPSWVPKRQMVLGLDLQGGAYLLYEVDRQDYVQKRLRSLVGDIRKAMLQEPRIGYSGLGVQGQGVQLRIRDLSQLDEVKKRLEPLRNQLATSALGGTAVNEFDLTVGNDGLVQMAYSTAGLDQRIRQIVDQSIEVIGRRIDQLGTVEPSIQRQGSDRILVEAPGLDDPERLKTLVGQTAQLTFHLVDTGVSPTADTRKPGTIVLNSTDTPPVPYVLEEAPLLTGEDLTDAQATFDSRTNEPVVSFRLSSAGARVFGDVTQKNVNRPFAIVLDDKVISAPVIREPILGGSGQISGNFSIQSANDLAILLRAGSLPAKLTIVEERNIGPGLGADSIRSGKIAAIIGTAAVCAFMVMTYGVLGWIANIAVIVNVILIFSIVTILGATLSLPGIAGVIITVGTAVDSNVLIYERIREEFRAGRSAIASIDAGFHKALGTILDANVTTLIAALVLFYMGSGPIRGFAVTHAIGVATTMFTAFTFTRLLVAMWVRWRRPTKITL; encoded by the coding sequence ATGCTGCACTTCACACGCTGGAAGATGATTGCGATCCTGACCGTCGTTGTGGTCGGGCTCCTCGCGGCGCTTCCCAATCTCTTCTCGAAGGAAACCGTCGATTCCTGGCCGAGCTGGGTGCCGAAACGGCAAATGGTTCTCGGCCTGGATCTCCAGGGGGGCGCCTATCTCCTCTATGAGGTGGATCGGCAGGACTATGTGCAGAAGCGCCTGCGCTCGCTCGTGGGCGACATCCGCAAGGCGATGCTGCAGGAGCCGCGTATCGGCTATTCGGGTCTGGGCGTGCAGGGGCAGGGCGTGCAGCTCCGCATCCGCGACCTCTCCCAGCTCGACGAGGTCAAGAAGCGCCTCGAGCCGCTGCGCAACCAGCTCGCGACCTCCGCGCTCGGCGGCACGGCCGTTAACGAATTCGACCTGACGGTCGGCAATGACGGCCTCGTCCAGATGGCCTATTCGACCGCCGGTCTCGATCAGCGCATCCGCCAGATCGTCGATCAGTCGATCGAGGTCATCGGTCGCCGTATCGACCAGCTTGGCACCGTCGAGCCCTCGATCCAGCGCCAGGGCTCGGACCGCATACTGGTCGAGGCTCCCGGCCTCGACGATCCCGAGCGCCTGAAAACGCTTGTCGGTCAGACCGCGCAGCTGACCTTCCATCTTGTCGACACTGGCGTTTCGCCGACTGCCGACACGCGCAAGCCCGGCACGATCGTCCTCAATTCGACCGATACGCCGCCGGTGCCCTACGTGCTCGAGGAAGCCCCGCTTCTGACGGGCGAGGATCTTACGGACGCGCAGGCGACCTTCGATTCCCGCACCAACGAACCGGTCGTGTCGTTCCGCCTTTCGAGCGCGGGCGCCCGCGTCTTCGGCGACGTGACGCAGAAGAACGTCAACCGGCCCTTCGCCATCGTTCTCGACGATAAGGTGATTTCGGCCCCGGTCATCCGCGAGCCGATCCTGGGCGGCTCCGGCCAGATCTCCGGCAATTTCTCGATCCAGTCCGCCAACGACCTGGCCATCCTGCTGCGCGCCGGCTCGCTGCCGGCCAAGCTGACGATCGTCGAGGAGCGCAACATCGGTCCGGGCCTCGGCGCCGACTCGATCCGCTCGGGCAAGATCGCCGCCATCATCGGCACCGCCGCCGTCTGCGCCTTCATGGTCATGACCTATGGCGTGCTGGGCTGGATCGCCAACATCGCGGTGATCGTCAACGTCATCCTGATCTTCTCGATCGTGACGATCCTGGGAGCGACGCTCTCGCTACCGGGCATCGCCGGCGTGATCATCACGGTTGGAACCGCGGTGGACTCCAACGTTCTGATCTATGAGCGCATACGAGAAGAGTTCCGGGCTGGGCGATCCGCGATCGCCTCGATCGATGCCGGCTTCCACAAGGCGCTCGGCACCATCCTCGACGCGAACGTGACCACGCTGATCGCCGCGCTCGTGCTCTTCTACATGGGTTCCGGCCCGATCCGCGGCTTCGCCGTCACGCACGCCATCGGCGTCGCGACGACGATGTTCACGGCGTTCACCTTTACCCGCCTCCTGGTTGCGATGTGGGTGCGTTGGCGCCGTCCGACCAAGATCACGCTCTGA
- the yajC gene encoding preprotein translocase subunit YajC: MFITPAFAQAAGASAGGADLLIQFVPFIFVFAIMWFLMIRPQRQKQKAHQEMIKGARRGDTVVLSGGLIGKINKVVDDSELLLEVAEGVRVRVSRASIADVRAKGEPAKDGE, from the coding sequence ATGTTCATTACCCCCGCCTTCGCACAGGCCGCCGGCGCTTCCGCTGGTGGTGCCGACCTGCTGATCCAGTTCGTGCCGTTCATCTTCGTCTTCGCGATCATGTGGTTCCTGATGATTCGGCCGCAGCGGCAGAAGCAGAAGGCGCACCAGGAAATGATCAAGGGCGCGCGCCGCGGTGACACGGTCGTGCTGTCGGGCGGCCTGATCGGCAAGATCAACAAGGTCGTGGACGATTCCGAGCTGCTGCTGGAAGTCGCCGAAGGCGTCCGCGTTCGTGTTTCGCGTGCCTCCATTGCCGACGTGCGCGCCAAGGGCGAGCCGGCCAAGGACGGCGAGTAA
- a CDS encoding ATP-binding protein, whose protein sequence is MTEDTLKSVADRLDRLISLIERAVPPARPEFDPDAADAFVWQASTGTLQPVPKVNRVEMVLLKGVDRVRDILVENTDRFARGLPANNVLLWGARGMGKSSLVKAAHATINSDPSKLPGGHAMKLIEIHREDIDSLPELMTLVRGLDRRFILFCDDLSFDNDDTSYKSLKAALDGGVEGRPENVVFYATSNRRHLLPRDMMENERSTAINPGEAVEEKVSLSDRFGLWLGFHKCSQDDYLAMVNGYAEHFGLKVAPEVLRAEALEWSTTRGARSGRVAWQYVQDLAGRLGVALTG, encoded by the coding sequence GTGACAGAAGATACGCTGAAATCCGTCGCCGATCGTCTTGACCGGCTGATCTCCCTGATCGAGCGCGCGGTCCCGCCGGCACGGCCGGAATTCGACCCTGACGCCGCGGATGCCTTCGTCTGGCAGGCTTCCACCGGCACGCTGCAGCCCGTGCCGAAGGTCAATCGCGTCGAGATGGTGCTGCTCAAGGGTGTCGACCGGGTGCGCGACATCCTGGTCGAAAATACCGACCGTTTCGCGCGCGGCCTGCCTGCCAACAACGTGCTGCTGTGGGGCGCGCGCGGCATGGGCAAGAGCTCGCTGGTCAAAGCGGCGCATGCGACGATTAACAGCGATCCGTCCAAGCTGCCCGGCGGCCATGCGATGAAGCTGATCGAGATCCACCGCGAGGATATCGACAGCCTGCCGGAGCTGATGACGCTGGTTCGCGGCCTCGACCGCCGCTTCATCCTGTTCTGCGACGACCTCTCCTTCGACAATGACGACACGTCGTACAAGTCGTTGAAGGCGGCGCTGGATGGCGGCGTCGAGGGACGGCCGGAGAATGTCGTGTTCTACGCCACGTCGAACCGGCGCCATCTGCTGCCGCGCGACATGATGGAGAACGAGCGCTCCACGGCGATCAATCCCGGCGAGGCGGTCGAGGAGAAGGTGTCGCTTTCGGACCGCTTCGGCCTCTGGCTCGGCTTCCACAAGTGCAGCCAGGACGACTATCTCGCCATGGTCAACGGCTATGCCGAGCATTTCGGGCTGAAGGTGGCGCCGGAGGTCCTGCGCGCCGAGGCGCTGGAGTGGTCGACGACGCGTGGCGCGCGATCGGGTCGCGTCGCCTGGCAGTACGTGCAGGATCTGGCGGGGCGACTTGGGGTCGCTCTTACGGGCTGA
- a CDS encoding LysM peptidoglycan-binding domain-containing M23 family metallopeptidase — translation MPAPVDYSSNNSDVVATPPPSRGVSRSDLPPMLPGVQQGSQQPMAAAPSYGSSATYQQPRSYTPPSDTVGSIQSSAPAQVASAAQPPRRGGAWSTEGGTVVTLGPGETLSSVSRRYGVPIKELARVNNIGNPSQVGAGTRLTIPTYGQGNAAVAEAPAASSPQGRDNTQLVAGPAPAGERKPMASAEGAPLNGLHVVSPGQTLSSIARLYGVSAKDLAAANSLTSTNQLKSGQKLRIPGNNGNPQAVALRNDPTRREEKPQGEDPNAKPNAANAPQKSLGDEAAAAAKPTETASIAKPATPNQPVAYAPPSEPATPAATNASADPGSANGTTFRWPVRGRIITGFGASATGEKNDGINLAVPEGTSIKAAEAGTVIYAGNELEGYGNLVLVRHADGWVSAYAHNSKILVKRGDAVRRGQIISQAGASGSVNAPQLHFELRRGSKPVNPLDYLQS, via the coding sequence ATGCCGGCTCCGGTCGATTACAGCAGCAACAACAGCGATGTCGTCGCGACGCCGCCGCCTTCGCGCGGTGTGAGCCGTTCCGACCTGCCGCCGATGTTGCCGGGTGTCCAGCAGGGCTCGCAGCAGCCCATGGCCGCCGCGCCTTCCTACGGCTCTTCCGCGACCTACCAGCAGCCCCGTTCCTATACGCCGCCCTCCGACACGGTCGGCTCGATCCAGTCCTCCGCTCCAGCACAGGTTGCCTCCGCCGCCCAGCCGCCGCGCCGCGGCGGTGCCTGGTCGACCGAAGGCGGCACGGTCGTGACGCTCGGACCGGGCGAGACGCTGTCGTCGGTGTCGCGTCGCTATGGCGTTCCGATCAAGGAACTGGCCCGCGTCAACAATATCGGCAATCCCTCGCAGGTTGGTGCCGGCACCCGCCTGACGATCCCGACCTATGGCCAGGGCAATGCCGCCGTCGCTGAGGCGCCTGCCGCTTCGTCGCCGCAGGGGCGTGACAACACGCAGTTGGTCGCTGGTCCGGCACCGGCCGGCGAGCGCAAGCCCATGGCTTCGGCCGAAGGCGCGCCGCTGAATGGCCTGCATGTGGTTTCGCCCGGCCAGACGCTCTCCTCGATCGCTCGCCTCTATGGCGTCAGCGCCAAGGATCTGGCCGCTGCCAACAGCCTGACCTCGACCAACCAGTTGAAGTCCGGTCAGAAACTCCGCATCCCGGGCAATAACGGCAACCCGCAGGCTGTCGCGCTGCGCAACGATCCGACCCGTCGCGAGGAAAAGCCGCAGGGCGAGGATCCGAACGCCAAGCCGAACGCCGCCAATGCCCCGCAGAAGTCGCTCGGCGACGAAGCGGCTGCCGCAGCCAAGCCGACCGAGACCGCCTCGATCGCCAAGCCGGCAACGCCGAACCAGCCGGTGGCCTATGCGCCGCCGTCCGAGCCGGCCACGCCTGCCGCCACGAACGCCAGCGCCGATCCCGGCTCCGCCAACGGCACCACGTTCCGCTGGCCGGTGCGCGGACGCATCATCACCGGCTTCGGCGCTTCGGCGACGGGCGAGAAGAATGACGGCATCAACCTCGCCGTTCCCGAAGGCACCTCGATCAAGGCGGCCGAGGCAGGCACCGTGATCTATGCCGGCAACGAACTGGAAGGCTACGGCAACCTGGTTCTCGTCCGTCACGCCGACGGTTGGGTCTCCGCCTACGCCCACAACAGCAAGATCCTGGTCAAGCGCGGCGACGCCGTGCGCCGCGGCCAGATCATCTCGCAGGCCGGCGCGTCCGGTTCCGTCAACGCTCCGCAGCTTCACTTCGAGCTCCGCAGGGGCTCGAAGCCGGTCAACCCGCTGGACTACCTGCAGAGCTGA
- a CDS encoding protein-L-isoaspartate(D-aspartate) O-methyltransferase, translating to MALEAVQFHPTEFEAFDDNLVPIAQFLLRLRQFGIMDRRMVDAFESIPRPLFQPKDAKRGPLFGERPQPIDCGQLDTPPILAARMIEALAPTTRCRVLEVGTGTGYLAAVLSRLSRRVYTVDRFRTLAAAAQARFEMLRIANITSVFGDGLDGWPEKGPFDRIISSASAASVPPAFVEALSTSGTLVMPIGPDDGIQTITRFIRVDRQLVATPICPVRMVPLIRGKAARL from the coding sequence ATGGCACTCGAGGCAGTTCAGTTTCATCCGACCGAGTTCGAAGCGTTCGACGACAATCTCGTTCCGATCGCCCAGTTCCTGCTGCGGCTTCGCCAGTTCGGCATCATGGATCGCCGTATGGTGGATGCCTTTGAATCCATTCCCCGACCGCTCTTCCAGCCGAAAGACGCCAAGCGCGGTCCGCTGTTTGGCGAGCGGCCGCAGCCGATCGATTGCGGGCAACTCGACACGCCGCCGATTCTCGCGGCGCGGATGATCGAGGCGCTGGCGCCGACGACGCGCTGCCGGGTTCTCGAGGTGGGCACCGGCACGGGCTATCTCGCCGCCGTCCTGTCGCGGCTTTCCCGGCGCGTCTATACCGTCGACCGCTTCCGTACCCTCGCCGCGGCGGCGCAGGCTCGGTTCGAGATGCTCCGCATCGCCAACATCACCTCGGTGTTCGGCGATGGCCTCGACGGCTGGCCGGAGAAGGGGCCTTTCGATCGAATCATTTCCTCGGCCTCGGCCGCGTCGGTTCCGCCCGCTTTCGTCGAAGCGCTGAGCACGAGCGGTACGCTGGTGATGCCGATCGGTCCAGATGACGGAATCCAGACGATCACCCGCTTCATTCGGGTCGACCGCCAGTTGGTCGCAACCCCGATCTGCCCGGTCCGCATGGTGCCGCTGATCCGGGGCAAGGCCGCCAGGCTTTAG